From a single Phocoena sinus isolate mPhoSin1 chromosome 1, mPhoSin1.pri, whole genome shotgun sequence genomic region:
- the PROX1 gene encoding prospero homeobox protein 1 isoform X2, which translates to MPDHDSTALLSRQTKRRRVDIGVKRTVGTASAFFAKARATFFSAMNPQGSEQDVEYSVVQHADGEKSNVLRKLLKRANSYEDAMMPFPGATIISQLLKNNMNKNGGTEPSFQASGLSSTGSEVHQEDICSNSSRDSPPECLSPFGRPTMSQFDMDRLCDEHLRAKRARVENIIRGMSHSPSVALRGNENERDMAPQSVSPRESYRENKRKQKLPQQQQQSFQQLVSARKEQKREERRQLKQQLEDMQKQLRQLQEKFYQIYDSTDSENDEDGNLSEDSMRSEILDARAQDSVGRSDNEMCELDPGQFIDRARALIREQEMAENKPKREGNNKERDHGPNSLQPEGKHLAETLKQELNTAMSQVVDTVVKVFSAKPSRQVPQVFPPLQIPQARFAVNGENHNFHTANQRLQCFGDVIIPNPLDTFGNVQMPSSTDQTEALPLVVRKNSSDQSASGPPAGGHHQPLHQSPLSATAGFTTSTFRHPFPLPLMAYPFQSPLGAPSGSFSGKDRASPESLDLTRETTSLRTKMSSHHLSHHPCSPAHPPSTAEGLSLSLIKSECGDLQDMSEISPYSGSAMQEGLSPNHLKKAKLMFFYTRYPSSNMLKTYFSDVKFNRCITSQLIKWFSNFREFYYIQMEKYARQAINDGVTSTEELSITRDCELYRALNMHYNKANDFECGPWL; encoded by the exons ATGCCTGACCATGACAGCACAGCCCTCTTAAGCCGGCAAACCAAGAGGAGAAGAGTTGACATTGGAGTGAAAAGGACGGTAGGGACAGCATCTGCATTTTTTGCTAAGGCAAGAGCAACGTTTTTTAGTGCCATGAATCCCCAAGGTTCCGAGCAGGATGTTGAGTATTCAGTGGTGCAGCATGCAGATGGGGAAAAGTCAAATGTACTCCGCAAGCTGCTGAAGAGGGCGAACTCATATGAAGATGCCATGATGCCTTTTCCAGGAGCAACCATAATTTCCCAGCTGTTGAAAAATAACATGAACAAAAATGGTGGCACGGAGCCCAGTTTCCAAGCCAGCGGTCTCTCTAGTACAGGCTCCGAAGTACATCAGGAGGATATATGCAGCAACTCTTCAAGAGACAGCCCCCCAGAGTGTCTTTCCCCTTTTGGCAGGCCTACTATGAGCCAGTTTGATATGGATCGCTTATGTGATGAGCACCTGAGAGCAAAACGCGCCCGGGTTGAGAATATAATCCGGGGTATGAGCCATTCCCCCAGTGTGGCATTACGgggcaatgaaaatgaaagagataTGGCCCCGCAGTCTGTGAGTCCCCGAGAAAGTTACCGAGAAAACAAACGCAAGCAGAAGCTGCCCCAGCAGCAGCAACAGAGTTTCCAGCAGCTGGTTTCAGCCCGCAAAGAACAGAAGCGAGAGGAGCGCCGACAGCTGAAACAGCAGCTGGAGGACATGCAGAAACAGCTGCGCCAGCTGCAGGAAAAGTTCTACCAGATCTATGACAGCACTGATTCTGAAAATGATGAAGATGGTAACCTGTCTGAAGACAGCATGCGCTCGGAGATCCTGGATGCCAGGGCCCAGGACTCCGTGGGGAGGTCAGACAATGAGATGTGCGAGCTGGACCCGGGGCAGTTCATCGACCGAGCCCGGGCCCTGATCCGGGAGCAGGAAATGGCTGAAAACAAGCCGAAGCGAGAAGGCAACAACAAAGAAAGAGACCACGGGCCAAACTCCTTACAACCCGAAGGCAAACATTTGGCCGAGACCTTGAAACAAGAACTGAACACTGCCATGTCGCAAGTTGTGGACACTGTGGTCAAAGTCTTCTCCGCCAAACCCTCTCGCCAGGTTCCTCAGGTCTTTCCGCCGCTCCAGATCCCCCAGGCCAGATTTGCAGTCAACGGGGAGAACCACAATTTCCACACCGCCAACCAGCGCCTGCAGTGCTTTGGCGATGTCATCATTCCGAACCCCCTGGACACCTTTGGCAATGTGCAGATGCCCAGTTCCACAGACCAGACAGAAGCACTGCCCCTGGTGGTCCGCAAAAACTCATCTGACCAGTCTGCCTCCGGCCCCCCTGCCGGCGGTCACCACCAGCCCCTGCACCAGTCGCCTCTGTCGGCCACCGCAGGCTTTACCACGTCCACCTTCCgccacccctttcccctccccttgatgGCCTACCCGTTTCAGAGTCCATTAGGTGCTCCCTCCGGCTCCTTCTCGGGAAAAGACAGAGCCTCTCCTGAATCCTTAGACTTAACTAGGGAGACCACGAGTCTGAGGACCAAGATGTCATCCCACCACCTGAGCCACCATCCTTGTTCACCAGCACATCCACCCAGCACCGCAGAAGGGCTCTCCTTGTCTCTCATCAAATCCGAGTGTGGCGATCTTCAAGACATGTCCGAAATCTCACCTTATTCGGGAAGTGCA ATGCAGGAAGGATTGTCACCCAATCACTTGAAAAAAGCAAAGCTCATGTTCTTTTACACCCGTTATCCCAGCTCCAACATGCTGAAAACCTACTTCTCTGATGTAAAG TTCAACAGATGCATTACCTCTCAGCTCATCAAGTGGTTTAGCAATTTCCGTGAGTTTTACTACATTCAGATGGAGAAGTACGCGCGTCAAGCCATCAACGATGGGGTCACCAGTACCGAAGAGCTGTCTATAACCAGAGACTGTGAGCTGTACAGGGCTCTGAACATGCACTACAATAAAGCAAATGACTTTGAG TGTGGACCGTGGCTGTGA
- the PROX1 gene encoding prospero homeobox protein 1 isoform X1 — MPDHDSTALLSRQTKRRRVDIGVKRTVGTASAFFAKARATFFSAMNPQGSEQDVEYSVVQHADGEKSNVLRKLLKRANSYEDAMMPFPGATIISQLLKNNMNKNGGTEPSFQASGLSSTGSEVHQEDICSNSSRDSPPECLSPFGRPTMSQFDMDRLCDEHLRAKRARVENIIRGMSHSPSVALRGNENERDMAPQSVSPRESYRENKRKQKLPQQQQQSFQQLVSARKEQKREERRQLKQQLEDMQKQLRQLQEKFYQIYDSTDSENDEDGNLSEDSMRSEILDARAQDSVGRSDNEMCELDPGQFIDRARALIREQEMAENKPKREGNNKERDHGPNSLQPEGKHLAETLKQELNTAMSQVVDTVVKVFSAKPSRQVPQVFPPLQIPQARFAVNGENHNFHTANQRLQCFGDVIIPNPLDTFGNVQMPSSTDQTEALPLVVRKNSSDQSASGPPAGGHHQPLHQSPLSATAGFTTSTFRHPFPLPLMAYPFQSPLGAPSGSFSGKDRASPESLDLTRETTSLRTKMSSHHLSHHPCSPAHPPSTAEGLSLSLIKSECGDLQDMSEISPYSGSAMQEGLSPNHLKKAKLMFFYTRYPSSNMLKTYFSDVKFNRCITSQLIKWFSNFREFYYIQMEKYARQAINDGVTSTEELSITRDCELYRALNMHYNKANDFEVPERFLEVAQITLREFFNAIIAGKDVDPSWKKAIYKVICKLDSEVPEIFKSPNCLQELLHE; from the exons ATGCCTGACCATGACAGCACAGCCCTCTTAAGCCGGCAAACCAAGAGGAGAAGAGTTGACATTGGAGTGAAAAGGACGGTAGGGACAGCATCTGCATTTTTTGCTAAGGCAAGAGCAACGTTTTTTAGTGCCATGAATCCCCAAGGTTCCGAGCAGGATGTTGAGTATTCAGTGGTGCAGCATGCAGATGGGGAAAAGTCAAATGTACTCCGCAAGCTGCTGAAGAGGGCGAACTCATATGAAGATGCCATGATGCCTTTTCCAGGAGCAACCATAATTTCCCAGCTGTTGAAAAATAACATGAACAAAAATGGTGGCACGGAGCCCAGTTTCCAAGCCAGCGGTCTCTCTAGTACAGGCTCCGAAGTACATCAGGAGGATATATGCAGCAACTCTTCAAGAGACAGCCCCCCAGAGTGTCTTTCCCCTTTTGGCAGGCCTACTATGAGCCAGTTTGATATGGATCGCTTATGTGATGAGCACCTGAGAGCAAAACGCGCCCGGGTTGAGAATATAATCCGGGGTATGAGCCATTCCCCCAGTGTGGCATTACGgggcaatgaaaatgaaagagataTGGCCCCGCAGTCTGTGAGTCCCCGAGAAAGTTACCGAGAAAACAAACGCAAGCAGAAGCTGCCCCAGCAGCAGCAACAGAGTTTCCAGCAGCTGGTTTCAGCCCGCAAAGAACAGAAGCGAGAGGAGCGCCGACAGCTGAAACAGCAGCTGGAGGACATGCAGAAACAGCTGCGCCAGCTGCAGGAAAAGTTCTACCAGATCTATGACAGCACTGATTCTGAAAATGATGAAGATGGTAACCTGTCTGAAGACAGCATGCGCTCGGAGATCCTGGATGCCAGGGCCCAGGACTCCGTGGGGAGGTCAGACAATGAGATGTGCGAGCTGGACCCGGGGCAGTTCATCGACCGAGCCCGGGCCCTGATCCGGGAGCAGGAAATGGCTGAAAACAAGCCGAAGCGAGAAGGCAACAACAAAGAAAGAGACCACGGGCCAAACTCCTTACAACCCGAAGGCAAACATTTGGCCGAGACCTTGAAACAAGAACTGAACACTGCCATGTCGCAAGTTGTGGACACTGTGGTCAAAGTCTTCTCCGCCAAACCCTCTCGCCAGGTTCCTCAGGTCTTTCCGCCGCTCCAGATCCCCCAGGCCAGATTTGCAGTCAACGGGGAGAACCACAATTTCCACACCGCCAACCAGCGCCTGCAGTGCTTTGGCGATGTCATCATTCCGAACCCCCTGGACACCTTTGGCAATGTGCAGATGCCCAGTTCCACAGACCAGACAGAAGCACTGCCCCTGGTGGTCCGCAAAAACTCATCTGACCAGTCTGCCTCCGGCCCCCCTGCCGGCGGTCACCACCAGCCCCTGCACCAGTCGCCTCTGTCGGCCACCGCAGGCTTTACCACGTCCACCTTCCgccacccctttcccctccccttgatgGCCTACCCGTTTCAGAGTCCATTAGGTGCTCCCTCCGGCTCCTTCTCGGGAAAAGACAGAGCCTCTCCTGAATCCTTAGACTTAACTAGGGAGACCACGAGTCTGAGGACCAAGATGTCATCCCACCACCTGAGCCACCATCCTTGTTCACCAGCACATCCACCCAGCACCGCAGAAGGGCTCTCCTTGTCTCTCATCAAATCCGAGTGTGGCGATCTTCAAGACATGTCCGAAATCTCACCTTATTCGGGAAGTGCA ATGCAGGAAGGATTGTCACCCAATCACTTGAAAAAAGCAAAGCTCATGTTCTTTTACACCCGTTATCCCAGCTCCAACATGCTGAAAACCTACTTCTCTGATGTAAAG TTCAACAGATGCATTACCTCTCAGCTCATCAAGTGGTTTAGCAATTTCCGTGAGTTTTACTACATTCAGATGGAGAAGTACGCGCGTCAAGCCATCAACGATGGGGTCACCAGTACCGAAGAGCTGTCTATAACCAGAGACTGTGAGCTGTACAGGGCTCTGAACATGCACTACAATAAAGCAAATGACTTTGAG